The Streptomyces europaeiscabiei genome window below encodes:
- a CDS encoding WXG100 family type VII secretion target, whose amino-acid sequence MAGNYTDGLSVTYDALDITATKIANEARDLEQDLQELKRLVENSLQYWEGESQSAFDAKLKRWDKEATDIHTALTGIGHVVATAGGTYMEGDKRGASYLQ is encoded by the coding sequence ATGGCCGGTAACTACACCGACGGACTTTCCGTCACTTATGACGCGCTCGACATCACGGCGACCAAAATCGCCAACGAGGCCAGGGACCTTGAGCAGGACCTGCAGGAGCTGAAGAGGCTCGTCGAGAACAGCCTGCAGTACTGGGAGGGTGAGTCCCAGAGCGCCTTCGATGCCAAGTTGAAGAGGTGGGACAAGGAAGCCACCGACATCCACACGGCGCTCACGGGTATCGGTCACGTCGTGGCCACGGCGGGCGGTACCTACATGGAAGGTGACAAGCGGGGAGCGAGTTACCTTCAGTAG
- a CDS encoding WXG100 family type VII secretion target: MVSKQKLENDAVVLLQKQMLEKYENVKSRVHRLQGIIDSLETGQWDGIGRSAFDKKQFEINESLRNMGNILAEVIDAMTSARNIVDSKEDEVRAAVNRIDLQDGAPTVSPFSSMS, encoded by the coding sequence ATGGTCAGCAAGCAGAAGCTCGAAAACGATGCAGTAGTTCTGCTCCAGAAGCAGATGCTCGAGAAGTACGAGAATGTCAAGTCACGTGTTCACAGGCTTCAGGGAATTATCGACAGCCTGGAGACCGGTCAGTGGGACGGAATCGGCCGATCCGCGTTCGACAAGAAGCAGTTCGAGATCAACGAGTCGCTGCGGAACATGGGCAACATCCTTGCCGAGGTCATCGACGCGATGACCTCGGCGCGCAACATCGTCGACAGCAAGGAGGACGAGGTGCGCGCGGCGGTCAACAGGATCGACCTCCAGGACGGTGCCCCGACGGTTTCTCCCTTCAGTTCCATGAGCTGA
- a CDS encoding S8 family serine peptidase: protein MLHRSRCRRPARVVGAVVGALAAVNLGFAPGAAAYDAQSKQWYLEPMQAEQMWKVSTGKGIKIALIDSGVNANTASLKGQVLTDEVPKSVAYGATDDYMGHGTSMAELMAGTGAGGSLQGLAPGAKIVPYRIELDGLKGGAEELEKTPDAIDAIRAAADTDAQIISMSFGSVGPSFKEEEAIEYAASKGKLMIASVGNKGQNKGSIGYPAAYPYVVGIAAVDSSGTVPEFSSSGDYVDLTAPGDGFPGWCDATFRSYCDDKSGTSPAVAIASASAALIWSAHPDWTVNQVTRSLIDTASRTWAKDDPSKYAGYGMVRPRKVLEDLNYDAGSANVDPLSKENGGDLLANSASIASPSPSPSTASQAPDGDSPDGTSAAGAAAEASKDSNTLWIALGSAAAAIVIGGAGVAVMRARRAR, encoded by the coding sequence ATGCTCCACAGATCGCGCTGCCGTAGACCGGCGCGGGTTGTGGGCGCGGTCGTCGGTGCCCTGGCGGCTGTGAACCTGGGCTTCGCCCCTGGTGCCGCTGCGTACGACGCTCAGTCCAAGCAGTGGTACCTGGAACCGATGCAGGCCGAACAGATGTGGAAGGTCAGCACGGGGAAGGGCATCAAGATTGCACTCATCGACAGCGGGGTGAACGCGAATACCGCGTCCTTGAAGGGGCAGGTCCTGACCGACGAAGTGCCCAAGTCGGTTGCGTACGGTGCCACGGACGATTACATGGGTCATGGAACCTCCATGGCTGAATTGATGGCAGGTACGGGAGCCGGAGGAAGTCTGCAGGGCTTGGCGCCGGGGGCGAAAATCGTTCCGTATCGCATTGAGCTTGACGGACTCAAGGGGGGAGCGGAGGAACTGGAGAAGACGCCGGATGCCATAGACGCGATCAGGGCGGCAGCCGACACCGACGCGCAGATCATCAGCATGTCGTTCGGATCGGTGGGGCCGAGTTTCAAGGAGGAAGAGGCCATCGAGTATGCCGCCTCGAAGGGCAAACTGATGATTGCTTCTGTTGGTAACAAGGGGCAAAACAAGGGCTCGATTGGTTACCCGGCAGCATACCCGTATGTAGTCGGGATCGCGGCTGTGGATTCCTCCGGCACGGTGCCAGAGTTCTCCTCCTCCGGAGACTACGTTGACCTCACGGCGCCGGGAGACGGCTTCCCGGGGTGGTGTGACGCGACCTTCCGTTCATACTGCGACGACAAGTCTGGTACGAGTCCCGCAGTCGCCATTGCCTCAGCCTCCGCCGCCCTGATCTGGTCCGCCCACCCCGACTGGACGGTGAACCAGGTCACCCGATCCCTGATCGACACAGCCAGCCGTACGTGGGCGAAGGACGATCCGAGCAAGTACGCCGGTTACGGAATGGTCCGCCCGCGCAAGGTTCTCGAAGACCTCAACTACGACGCAGGCTCCGCGAACGTCGATCCACTCTCGAAGGAGAATGGCGGGGACCTTCTGGCCAACTCCGCATCCATCGCCTCTCCTTCTCCCTCTCCGTCAACCGCATCGCAAGCCCCTGACGGGGATTCCCCGGACGGTACTTCCGCGGCTGGTGCAGCCGCGGAAGCATCCAAGGACAGCAATACCCTCTGGATCGCGCTCGGCTCGGCCGCCGCAGCCATCGTGATCGGTGGTGCCGGCGTGGCTGTGATGCGGGCGCGACGCGCCAGGTGA
- the eccB gene encoding type VII secretion protein EccB: MASRRDELNAYTFAKRRTLASFLQPSPSGSEEGAPKPLRALWPGAVVGVVILAVFGGIGVFSPKAPKDWAKAEEHVIVASDSTTRYVVLKTDGREQLHPVLNMASAKLLLDPDKTDIITVDEEILDSGKPPHGATIGIPYAPDRLPSPDEAEVPKRWAVCERPGEGGRAIQKAAFVLAEKEFDKTGGSEKLSGGDLMYVVGPDGRTQYVVDARGTAYQLADPTDAELLKALDTQGRDPQRVSQKWLDTLHKGDPISIPEIDGTPGAKANASTGLEQYDKVGEVIKAYDGRRMQYYVVLQGEVARISEFVATLLLNSGDLVDVGQAGEAQQVHPSVVADSTTFEADKTWPAFEPKTVNDGSSATSGRNTVCNVLLSVGSKGKTKLSTWVGTDFPAQLPTGSSSAYVTPGSGQLYRQFKGAETRAGGVFLVTDTGLRYALQSNSDSTTGDEGIGTSAKQREEELNEAKIAQTRLGYERVTPSPVPAQWSTFLPTGPRLSEAAARQPQGS, encoded by the coding sequence ATGGCATCACGGCGGGACGAACTCAACGCCTACACCTTCGCGAAGCGCCGTACGCTCGCATCCTTCCTTCAGCCGTCTCCGTCGGGCTCGGAGGAGGGCGCCCCCAAGCCGCTGCGGGCGCTGTGGCCCGGTGCCGTCGTCGGTGTGGTGATTCTCGCGGTCTTCGGGGGCATCGGTGTGTTCAGTCCGAAGGCACCCAAGGACTGGGCCAAGGCGGAGGAGCACGTCATCGTGGCGAGCGATTCCACCACTCGGTACGTGGTGCTGAAGACGGATGGTCGCGAGCAGTTGCATCCGGTTCTCAACATGGCGTCGGCCAAACTGCTCCTGGATCCCGACAAGACCGACATCATCACCGTCGACGAGGAGATCCTGGACAGCGGCAAGCCGCCGCACGGTGCCACGATCGGGATCCCCTACGCCCCCGATCGCCTGCCCTCCCCCGACGAGGCGGAGGTCCCCAAGCGCTGGGCCGTGTGCGAGCGTCCCGGTGAGGGCGGCCGCGCCATCCAGAAGGCCGCGTTCGTCCTGGCCGAGAAGGAGTTCGACAAGACGGGAGGCTCCGAGAAGCTCTCCGGCGGCGACTTGATGTACGTCGTCGGCCCGGACGGCAGGACGCAGTACGTGGTCGACGCGCGGGGCACGGCGTACCAACTGGCCGACCCGACCGATGCCGAACTGCTCAAGGCCCTCGACACCCAGGGCAGAGACCCGCAGCGCGTGTCCCAGAAGTGGCTCGACACCCTCCACAAGGGCGACCCGATCTCCATCCCGGAGATCGACGGTACGCCCGGCGCGAAGGCGAACGCGTCCACCGGCCTCGAGCAGTACGACAAGGTCGGTGAGGTCATCAAGGCATACGACGGTCGGCGGATGCAGTACTACGTGGTGCTGCAGGGCGAGGTGGCCCGGATCTCCGAGTTCGTCGCCACGCTGCTGCTCAACAGCGGGGACCTCGTCGACGTCGGACAGGCCGGAGAGGCGCAACAGGTCCACCCCAGCGTGGTCGCCGACAGTACGACCTTCGAGGCGGACAAGACCTGGCCGGCGTTCGAGCCGAAGACGGTGAACGACGGCTCCAGCGCCACATCGGGCCGCAACACCGTCTGCAACGTCCTGCTCTCGGTCGGCTCGAAGGGGAAGACGAAGCTGTCCACCTGGGTGGGCACGGACTTCCCCGCTCAACTGCCGACCGGTTCCTCCAGCGCGTACGTCACCCCGGGCTCCGGCCAGCTCTACCGCCAGTTCAAGGGCGCGGAGACGAGGGCAGGCGGCGTCTTCCTGGTCACGGACACGGGCCTGCGTTACGCCCTGCAGTCCAACAGCGACAGCACCACCGGCGACGAGGGCATCGGCACCTCGGCCAAGCAGCGCGAGGAAGAGCTGAACGAGGCGAAGATCGCCCAGACCCGGCTCGGCTACGAAAGGGTGACACCCTCTCCCGTCCCGGCGCAGTGGTCGACGTTCCTGCCGACGGGGCCGCGTCTGTCGGAGGCGGCGGCGCGGCAGCCGCAGGGTTCGTAG
- the eccCa gene encoding type VII secretion protein EccCa — MSHIVVKRPPRALPKEVPTDEVVLQPPPELPRGQQEGALMQLLPMLGMGGSVVFFFNPQAQPFMKIMGMVMVASTIAMGVAMLVRYRRGNQGQLADIRRDYLRYLSQTRHQAMDTAKAQRDAQYYLHPSPEQLWALVAEGSRVWERRTGDEDFGQVRVGLGPQGLATPLIAPQTAPVDELEPLTAGAMQRFLATHSTLEGLPMAVSLRAFYHVTISGEPGTVRGTARAVTACLAALHSSEDLVIAVATGRESAPAWEWAKWLPHTQTRGVTDGAGSMRLITTDPMELEDRLTAVLQGRPRFHPAAPPVSDQPHLVVLLDGVSLPPTSLLASPEGLQSVTVIEIVPGDLSSGRGDLSIIVQPRELRLESAHGMVYEGTPDVLSYEAAEALARQLAPLRMASGGDDGEPLLANLDFTELLNLGDAASVDPRRTWRPRSQSERLRVPIGLGEDGRPVMLDLKEAAQEGMGPHGLCVGATGSGKSELLRTLVLGLAVTHSSETLNFVLADFKGGATFAGMAQMPHVAAVITNLADDLTLVDRMGDSIRGELNRRQELLRDAGNYANIHDYEKARAAGAPLQPIPSLVLVIDEFSELLTAKPDFIEMFVQIGRIGRSLGVHLLLASQRLEEGRLRGLETYLSYRIGLRTFSAAESRAAIGVPDAYELPNVPGSGILKFGTEEMVRFKAAYVSGVYRTGSQQAVVPGGPLPVDRRPVLFTAADVPVRYAPVPQQRQEEPDEQQDDALADTVLDVIVRRLEAQGPAAHQVWLPPLDSPPSLDSLLPGLAPVAGRGMTQPGYEGAGRLVVPVGLVDKPYEQRREPLWTDFGGAAGHMQVLGGPQSGKSTLLRSIIASFALTHTPHEVQFYGLDFGGGGLSAVADLPQVGGVASRLDPEKVRRTVAEVYGVLTRREEYFRTANISSIAEFRARRARGDISVTDQPWGDVFLAIDGWGNFRTDYEVLDPVILDIAARGLGYGIHLILTASRSMEVRSNLKDHLMNRLELRLGDPMDSEFDRKVAANVPTGVPGRGQTPQKQHFMAAVPRIDGLSSDTDLAEATTALASEVGRHWQQPGAPKVRLLPREFPASQLPPGNRFPNRGISFALDEDSLEPVFVDFDQDPFFLIFGESESGKSNLLKLLIKRLTERYDSNDCKLFVVDNRRSLLGVTPPSHLAEYIPMSNQMQHHMDALADLMQRRTPTADVTPEQLRNRSWWHGPTVFVIVDDYDLVSASSGNPLSGLTDMLPFARDVGVRFIIARSTAGAGRAGYEAFTQRIKELGAQGVVLAGDPGEGDLLGGVRPRPMPAGRGVFVSRKRGKPLVQVGLTEDGNV; from the coding sequence GTGAGCCACATCGTCGTCAAGCGCCCGCCGCGGGCGCTGCCGAAGGAAGTGCCCACGGACGAGGTCGTGCTGCAGCCTCCGCCGGAGCTTCCGCGTGGGCAGCAGGAGGGTGCACTCATGCAACTCCTGCCCATGCTCGGTATGGGCGGTTCCGTGGTGTTCTTCTTCAACCCGCAGGCCCAGCCCTTCATGAAGATCATGGGCATGGTGATGGTGGCCTCCACGATCGCCATGGGCGTCGCGATGCTGGTCCGCTACCGCCGCGGCAACCAGGGGCAACTGGCGGACATCCGACGGGACTACCTGCGTTACCTGTCGCAGACCCGGCACCAGGCCATGGACACCGCCAAGGCCCAGCGCGACGCCCAGTACTACCTGCATCCTTCACCGGAGCAACTGTGGGCCCTGGTCGCCGAGGGCAGCCGGGTGTGGGAGCGTCGCACCGGTGACGAGGACTTCGGGCAGGTGCGCGTGGGCCTCGGCCCGCAGGGCCTGGCCACTCCCCTGATCGCACCGCAGACCGCTCCGGTCGACGAGTTGGAGCCGCTGACCGCCGGAGCCATGCAGCGTTTCCTGGCCACGCACAGCACGCTCGAAGGCCTGCCGATGGCGGTCTCGCTGCGCGCCTTCTACCACGTGACGATCAGCGGCGAACCCGGCACCGTGCGCGGCACCGCCCGAGCGGTCACGGCCTGCCTCGCGGCACTGCACTCGTCCGAGGACCTGGTCATCGCGGTCGCCACCGGGCGGGAGTCGGCGCCCGCGTGGGAATGGGCGAAGTGGCTGCCGCACACGCAGACGCGGGGCGTCACGGACGGCGCGGGCAGCATGCGTCTGATCACCACCGATCCGATGGAACTGGAGGACCGGCTGACCGCCGTCCTCCAGGGCCGCCCGCGTTTCCACCCCGCGGCTCCGCCGGTCTCCGATCAACCGCACTTGGTCGTCCTGCTCGACGGTGTCTCACTGCCGCCCACTTCCCTGCTGGCCAGTCCTGAAGGCCTGCAGAGCGTGACGGTCATCGAGATCGTCCCCGGTGACCTCAGCTCCGGGCGCGGCGACCTCTCGATCATCGTGCAGCCCAGGGAACTGCGTCTGGAGTCGGCGCACGGCATGGTGTACGAGGGCACACCGGACGTCCTTTCGTACGAGGCCGCCGAAGCGCTTGCCCGGCAACTGGCGCCGCTGCGCATGGCGTCGGGTGGCGACGACGGCGAACCACTGCTGGCCAACCTGGATTTCACGGAACTGCTGAACCTGGGCGACGCGGCTTCGGTCGACCCACGACGCACCTGGCGCCCGCGTTCGCAGTCGGAGCGGCTGCGCGTGCCGATCGGCCTCGGCGAGGACGGCCGGCCCGTGATGCTCGACCTCAAGGAAGCCGCGCAGGAGGGTATGGGCCCGCACGGCCTCTGCGTCGGCGCGACCGGCTCCGGAAAGTCGGAACTGCTGCGCACACTGGTCCTGGGCCTGGCCGTGACCCACTCCTCCGAGACGCTGAACTTCGTCCTGGCGGACTTCAAGGGTGGTGCGACCTTCGCCGGGATGGCGCAGATGCCCCACGTGGCGGCCGTGATCACCAACCTGGCGGACGACCTGACCCTCGTCGACCGCATGGGCGATTCGATCCGCGGTGAGCTGAACCGTCGCCAGGAGCTGCTCCGCGATGCCGGCAACTACGCCAACATCCACGACTACGAGAAGGCCCGCGCCGCCGGCGCCCCGCTCCAACCCATTCCGTCGCTGGTCCTGGTGATCGACGAGTTCAGCGAACTGCTCACCGCGAAGCCGGACTTCATCGAGATGTTCGTGCAGATCGGCCGTATCGGCCGTTCTCTGGGTGTGCACCTGCTGCTCGCCTCGCAGCGTCTGGAGGAAGGCCGCCTGAGGGGGCTGGAGACCTACCTGTCGTACCGGATCGGTCTGCGGACGTTCTCGGCGGCCGAGTCCCGCGCCGCGATCGGCGTCCCCGACGCGTACGAGCTACCGAACGTGCCGGGCTCCGGCATCCTGAAGTTCGGTACGGAGGAGATGGTGCGCTTCAAGGCTGCGTACGTCTCCGGTGTGTACCGCACGGGTTCCCAGCAGGCCGTCGTGCCCGGCGGACCGCTCCCGGTCGACCGTCGGCCCGTGCTGTTCACCGCGGCCGATGTACCTGTGCGGTACGCGCCGGTGCCGCAGCAGCGTCAGGAAGAGCCCGACGAGCAGCAGGACGACGCGCTCGCCGACACCGTGCTGGATGTGATCGTCCGGCGTCTGGAGGCTCAGGGGCCGGCCGCCCACCAGGTGTGGCTGCCCCCACTGGACAGTCCGCCCTCGCTCGACTCGTTGCTCCCGGGACTGGCCCCGGTGGCCGGCCGGGGCATGACGCAGCCCGGTTACGAGGGTGCCGGTCGGCTCGTCGTCCCGGTCGGCCTCGTCGACAAGCCGTACGAGCAGCGGCGCGAACCGCTCTGGACCGACTTCGGCGGCGCGGCCGGCCACATGCAGGTCCTCGGCGGGCCGCAGTCCGGCAAGTCGACGCTGCTGCGCTCGATCATCGCGTCGTTCGCACTCACCCATACCCCTCACGAAGTGCAGTTCTACGGACTCGACTTCGGTGGTGGCGGTCTGTCGGCCGTGGCCGACCTGCCGCAGGTGGGCGGGGTGGCCTCACGACTGGACCCCGAGAAGGTCCGGCGTACGGTGGCCGAGGTGTACGGCGTCCTGACCCGCCGTGAGGAGTACTTCCGCACCGCGAACATCTCGTCGATCGCCGAGTTCCGTGCGCGCCGCGCACGGGGGGACATCTCGGTGACCGACCAGCCCTGGGGCGACGTCTTCCTCGCCATCGACGGCTGGGGCAATTTCCGTACGGACTACGAGGTGTTGGATCCAGTGATCCTGGACATCGCGGCGCGCGGCCTCGGATACGGCATCCACCTGATCCTCACCGCCTCGCGCTCCATGGAGGTCCGTTCGAACCTCAAGGACCATCTGATGAACCGCTTGGAGTTGCGGCTCGGCGACCCCATGGACTCCGAGTTCGACCGCAAGGTGGCAGCGAACGTTCCCACGGGTGTTCCTGGACGCGGTCAGACACCGCAGAAGCAACACTTCATGGCGGCGGTCCCGCGTATCGACGGTCTGTCCTCCGACACGGACCTGGCGGAGGCGACGACGGCCCTTGCCTCCGAGGTCGGCCGCCACTGGCAACAGCCCGGCGCTCCCAAGGTCCGCTTGCTGCCGCGGGAGTTCCCGGCATCCCAGCTGCCCCCGGGCAACCGCTTCCCGAACCGCGGTATCTCCTTCGCCCTCGACGAGGACAGCCTGGAGCCGGTGTTCGTGGACTTCGACCAGGACCCGTTCTTCCTCATCTTCGGCGAGAGCGAGTCCGGTAAGTCGAATCTGCTGAAGCTGCTCATCAAGCGTCTGACCGAGCGCTACGACAGCAACGACTGCAAGCTGTTCGTGGTCGACAACCGCCGCTCGCTGCTGGGTGTCACCCCTCCTTCCCATCTGGCGGAGTACATCCCCATGTCGAACCAGATGCAGCACCACATGGACGCCCTGGCCGACCTCATGCAACGCCGCACCCCCACCGCGGACGTCACACCGGAGCAACTGCGCAACCGCAGCTGGTGGCATGGCCCCACGGTGTTCGTGATCGTCGACGACTACGACCTGGTGTCCGCGTCGAGCGGCAACCCGCTGTCGGGACTCACGGACATGCTCCCGTTCGCCCGTGACGTCGGCGTCCGCTTCATCATCGCCCGCTCCACCGCGGGCGCCGGGCGCGCCGGCTACGAGGCCTTCACCCAGCGCATCAAGGAACTCGGGGCTCAAGGCGTCGTCCTCGCGGGCGACCCGGGCGAGGGCGATCTGCTGGGCGGCGTACGGCCGCGGCCGATGCCCGCGGGGCGCGGTGTGTTCGTCTCGCGCAAGCGGGGGAAGCCGTTGGTTCAGGTCGGGTTGACCGAGGACGGGAATGTGTGA
- a CDS encoding mediator complex subunit 15 domain-containing protein, with product MTDKQHEADFGRVEGQNGVTDIVRGFEDRPQGGLLNRMMRSAFVDSPLGRTIAERTDFEKRDFALNQLIDLVERTDPEDLETSGKALWDARDAIKAAADELEGHIDNVHWIGESGDAFRKWGSSLVTNTQHLSDFAGAAGDQITAAAVGLASVRGAMPSRDSEASRKRPEHFTEAEKVADKGEYTAAVRVEKDRQEAINQMNRLASYYAVSEEVLASLPASDKTPEFTAMPDVGVPKPVAPQADYASSVSGAGSHGTGTTSSVGDQAAGEVSRHGATDNQLTPKDVTSKITYPDEPVRTNIDSVGTLPPSTTTPGAGHTPQTSGTPTPGGGQSSMFGGGLGMPVSNGTAGRNPGGTGALRAPASAQGRASTPGSSNYGPGRSTGQGPMNQMGRATPTGQPAARGMASGAHSSQMGRAVTGGTPRAGGTAPPRVNSGPVTGAGRVNGVVGGQPTAVGGSSAKGGARIPRGTVVGGEGAANSRPSAGRPGQGGVFGASESTARSSSATPLRGGSGVSEAVTGRPVARNSIAGAERNGLTQGGAGLLRGPGRGRPGDDGNAQASPRRDPQVEDEETYLPSGPRRDVPPVVN from the coding sequence ATGACCGACAAACAGCACGAGGCGGACTTCGGCCGCGTCGAAGGGCAGAACGGCGTCACGGATATCGTCCGAGGGTTTGAGGACCGTCCGCAAGGTGGGTTGCTCAACCGCATGATGCGCTCGGCCTTCGTGGACAGTCCGCTCGGGCGGACCATCGCGGAGCGGACGGACTTTGAGAAGCGCGACTTCGCCCTCAACCAGCTGATTGACCTCGTCGAGCGGACGGACCCGGAGGATCTGGAAACCTCGGGCAAGGCTCTGTGGGACGCGCGCGACGCCATCAAGGCGGCAGCTGACGAACTCGAAGGCCATATCGACAACGTCCACTGGATTGGAGAGTCGGGTGATGCCTTCCGCAAATGGGGCAGCTCACTCGTCACCAACACACAGCACTTGAGTGACTTCGCCGGAGCGGCGGGGGATCAGATCACCGCTGCTGCCGTGGGCCTTGCGTCGGTGCGCGGCGCCATGCCGTCTCGTGATTCGGAAGCGAGCCGGAAGCGGCCTGAGCACTTCACAGAGGCTGAGAAAGTCGCTGACAAGGGTGAGTACACCGCCGCCGTACGGGTGGAGAAAGACCGCCAAGAGGCGATCAACCAGATGAACCGGTTGGCTTCGTACTACGCGGTGTCCGAAGAGGTCTTGGCGTCCTTGCCCGCGAGTGACAAGACGCCGGAGTTCACGGCGATGCCTGATGTCGGGGTTCCCAAGCCTGTGGCTCCGCAGGCGGACTACGCCAGTTCGGTGTCCGGCGCGGGCTCCCACGGCACCGGGACGACATCTTCCGTGGGTGATCAGGCGGCGGGCGAAGTCTCCAGGCACGGCGCAACCGACAATCAACTGACCCCCAAGGACGTCACCAGTAAGATCACGTACCCCGACGAGCCTGTCCGTACCAATATCGACAGTGTCGGCACGCTGCCACCGTCCACGACCACACCTGGGGCTGGCCACACTCCGCAGACATCGGGTACCCCTACTCCCGGGGGCGGCCAGTCGAGCATGTTCGGGGGCGGCCTTGGGATGCCGGTCTCCAACGGCACGGCAGGCCGGAACCCGGGTGGAACGGGTGCTCTTCGTGCCCCTGCGTCGGCTCAGGGCCGCGCCAGTACGCCCGGTTCGAGTAATTATGGTCCTGGGCGCTCCACTGGACAGGGGCCCATGAACCAGATGGGGCGTGCCACGCCGACCGGGCAGCCCGCCGCCAGAGGCATGGCTTCTGGAGCGCACTCGTCCCAGATGGGCCGAGCGGTCACCGGTGGTACACCGCGAGCCGGCGGCACGGCCCCTCCGCGGGTGAACAGCGGTCCTGTGACCGGAGCCGGCCGGGTAAACGGAGTGGTCGGGGGACAGCCCACGGCTGTCGGTGGCTCGTCCGCGAAGGGTGGGGCGAGGATTCCTCGCGGCACGGTCGTCGGTGGCGAGGGGGCAGCCAACTCACGGCCCAGTGCCGGCCGCCCCGGGCAGGGTGGGGTCTTCGGAGCGTCCGAGTCCACGGCGAGGTCTTCAAGCGCGACACCCCTGCGTGGTGGTTCAGGAGTATCCGAAGCTGTGACGGGCAGGCCGGTCGCACGCAACTCCATCGCAGGAGCCGAGCGCAACGGTCTGACGCAGGGCGGCGCCGGTCTCCTGCGCGGTCCTGGCCGTGGAAGGCCTGGTGATGACGGGAACGCCCAGGCATCGCCGCGTCGCGACCCCCAGGTCGAAGACGAAGAGACGTATCTGCCCAGCGGGCCGCGGCGTGATGTGCCGCCGGTCGTCAACTGA
- the mycP gene encoding type VII secretion-associated serine protease mycosin, whose amino-acid sequence MPKANARALSARIRRNTKTWGFLRSGRGTRPAARAAATALIATTSVLALPATTAWADGGQCTFSSKNYAGRPWALQRVNLDELWALSTGKNVQVAVIDTGVDVKNPQLTKAVDAAKGANYLPTKNSEGEKIDRGNSQGTTDTVGHGTRVAGIIAARPLKGTGFVGLAPDAKIIPIKQNNAEGDGTALTLASAIRHAVDVGADVINISQDTANAVRPDARLEDAVDHALDNKVVVVASAGNDGLGGNVKVTYPASYEGVLAVAASDRNNERAPFSQSGEFVGVAAPGVDMISTVPGGGHCSDNGTSFSAPYVAGVAALLKSKYPDWTAQQVVAQIEQTAERSIPGHDPLVGWGVVDPVNALTNVDPERPVESPRPEGGVARGEAPSVTPLHFGESAEERNTRLATYVTVGGLVLVAGLSGTAVAVRDSRRRQQRSRSDA is encoded by the coding sequence ATGCCGAAGGCGAACGCGAGGGCGCTGAGCGCGCGGATCAGGCGAAACACGAAGACGTGGGGGTTCCTCCGGAGCGGCCGGGGTACGAGGCCGGCGGCCCGGGCCGCCGCGACCGCGCTGATCGCCACCACCTCGGTGCTCGCCCTGCCCGCGACCACCGCCTGGGCCGACGGCGGCCAGTGCACGTTCTCGTCGAAGAACTACGCGGGCCGTCCCTGGGCGCTGCAACGCGTCAACCTCGACGAGCTGTGGGCGCTGTCCACGGGGAAGAACGTCCAGGTGGCCGTGATCGACACAGGGGTGGATGTCAAGAACCCCCAGCTCACCAAGGCCGTGGACGCCGCCAAGGGAGCGAACTACCTCCCCACGAAGAACTCCGAGGGCGAGAAGATCGACCGCGGCAACAGCCAGGGCACCACCGACACGGTGGGTCACGGCACACGCGTGGCCGGCATCATCGCGGCCCGACCGCTGAAGGGGACCGGCTTCGTGGGCCTGGCCCCGGACGCCAAGATCATTCCGATCAAGCAGAACAACGCCGAGGGCGACGGAACGGCCCTCACCCTGGCGTCGGCGATCCGTCACGCCGTCGACGTGGGCGCCGACGTCATCAACATCTCGCAGGACACGGCCAACGCCGTGAGGCCCGATGCGAGGCTGGAGGATGCCGTCGACCACGCCCTCGACAACAAGGTCGTGGTCGTCGCCTCGGCCGGCAACGACGGCCTGGGCGGCAACGTCAAGGTCACCTATCCGGCGTCGTACGAGGGTGTCCTGGCGGTGGCGGCCTCCGACCGCAACAACGAACGCGCCCCCTTCTCACAATCAGGGGAATTCGTGGGAGTCGCGGCCCCCGGCGTCGACATGATCTCCACAGTCCCCGGCGGCGGCCACTGCTCCGACAACGGCACGAGCTTCTCCGCGCCGTACGTGGCCGGTGTGGCGGCTCTCCTGAAGTCCAAGTACCCGGACTGGACCGCCCAGCAGGTCGTCGCCCAGATCGAGCAGACGGCGGAACGCTCGATTCCCGGCCATGACCCCCTGGTCGGTTGGGGAGTGGTCGACCCCGTCAACGCCCTGACGAACGTGGACCCGGAGCGCCCTGTCGAGAGCCCGAGGCCCGAGGGCGGAGTGGCCAGGGGCGAGGCACCCTCGGTCACCCCCCTGCACTTCGGTGAGTCCGCGGAGGAACGGAACACGCGCCTGGCGACGTATGTGACCGTGGGCGGCCTGGTGCTGGTGGCGGGCCTGAGCGGCACGGCGGTTGCGGTGCGGGATTCGCGGCGCAGGCAGCAGAGATCAAGGAGTGACGCATGA